The DNA window GCCGCCGCGCGCGGGGCGATGGAGCTCCGGGCGCGCGTGCGGTGACGCCGGCGCCGGCGTGACCGGGGTGGCGGGGTGGGGCGGGGGCGGGCCTTTCGGTCCCGCGCCCGCCTCCGGTGCCGCGGGGTTCAGGCGGCGGCCGTCACCTGGGGCTGGTCGGCCGGGTCGGCGGCCGGGGTCCGGGGCTCTTCCCGCTTGCGCAGGCCCTTGAGGAGGATGACCAGGCCGGCGGTGGTGGCCGTACCGGCGGCGATGGCGATCAGGTAGAGCAGCGGGTTGCCGATCAGCGGGATCACGAAGATGCCGCCGTGCGGGGCCCGCAGGGTGCACTCGAAGGCCATCGACAGCGCGCCGGTGACCGCACCGCCGGCCATGGCGGCGGGGATGACGCGCAGCGGGTCGGCCGCGGCGAAGGGGATGGCGCCCTCGCTGATGAAGGACGCGCCCAGGAACCAGGCGGCCTTGCCGTTCTCCCGTTCGGTCTTGGAGAAGAGCCGGCCGCGGAGGGTGGTGGCCAGCGCCATCGCGAGCGGCGGGACCATTCCGGCGGCCATCACGGCGGCCATGACCTTCAGGCTGCCCTCGTTGGGGGTGGCGAGGCCGCCGATGGCGAAGGCGTACGCGACCTTGTTGAGCGGGCCGCCGAGGTCGAAGCACATCATCAGGCCGAGGATCACACCGAGGATGATCGCGTTGGCGCCGGAGAGGCCGGACAGCCAGCCGGTGAGGGCCTGCTGGAGCGAGGCGACGGGCTTGCCGACGACCAGGAACATCAGGAACGCGGTGACGGCCGAGCCGATCAGCGGCAGGACGACGACGGGCATGATCCCGCGGAGGGCGGTCGGGACCTTCAGCCGCTGGACGGCGAGGACGGTGCCGCCGGCGATGAGGCCGGCGATCAGGCCGCCGAGGAAGCCCGCGTTGATGGTGAGGGCGACGGCGCCGCCGACGAACCCGGGGACGAGGCCGGGGCGGTCGGCCATTCCGTAGGCGATGTATCCGGCGAGCACGGGGACGAGGAAGCCGAAGGCGAGAGCGCCGGTCTGGAAGAGGAGCGCGGCCCAGCCGGCGGACTCGGTCCAGACGAAGTGCTCGGCCACGGAGGGGGCGGTGTTGATCTCGTACCCGCCGATGGCGAAGGCGAGGGCGATGAGCAGGCCGCCGGCGGCGACGAACGGGACCATGTAGCTGACGCCGGACATGAGCCAGGTGCGGAGCTTGGCGCCGTAGCCGTCGGCCTCCTCCCCGGTCCGTTCGACCGGGGTCGGGGTGTGGTCGGCCACCTCGCCGCGGGCGGCCTTGCCGCGGGCCTCGGCGAGGAGTTCGGCGGGGCGGTTGATGCCGGCCTTCACGCCGGCGTCCACGGTGGGCTTCCCCGCGAAGCGGGCCCTGTCCCGGACGGGGACGTCGTGGGCGAAGACCACCGCGTCGGCGGCTGCGATGTCCTCGGCGGCCAGGCGGGTGAAGCCGGCGGATCCCTGGGTTTCGACGCGGAGGTCGATTCCGGCCTCGGCGGCGGCCCGTTGGAGGGACTCGGCGGCCATGTAGGTGTGCGCGATGCCGGTGGGGCATGAGGTGACGGCCACCACGCGGAAGGGCTGCCCTGCGGGACCCTCCCCCACCCCGCCCCTTCCCGAAACCGGGGGCTCCGCCCCGGACCCCCGTTCCGCAAACGCCGGAGGGGCTACAAGTCCGGGGCTCCGCTCCACATCCCGGGCCTCAAGCGCGGGCGAGGCCGTCTGTTCAGCCCCTCCGGCGTTTGAGGAGCGGGTCCGGGCGGAGCCCGGCTGGGGTCCGGGGCCGGCCCCGGTTCCGGGAAGGGGCGGGGTGGGGGAATCGGCCCGCGCAGCGGTCCCGGTGCCGGGCCCCGCGGTGGGCCCGGGAACGGTCCCGGCCGCGGGGGCCGGCTCGCCCGAGATCTGGGCGGCCGCTTCCGCCGGAGTGCCGACGGCGCGGAGGGACGCCACGAACTCCGGGCGCATCAGGCGGCGGGCCAGCGCGGACAGGATCGACAGGTGGGCGTCGTCCGCACCGGCGGGGGCCGCGATCAGGAAGATCAGGTCCGCCGGACCGTCGGGGGCGCCGAAGTCGACGCCGGCCGGGGCGCGGCCGAAGGCGAGGGTGGGGGCCGTGACGTGGGGGCTGCGGCAGTGCGGGATGCCTATGCCGCCCTCCAGGCCGGTCGGCATCTGGGCCTCGCGCGCCGCGACGTCCGCCAGGAAGCCGTCCAGGTCCGTGACCCGGCCGTTCTCCACCATGCGTTCCGCCAGTGCCCGCGCCGCCGCTTCCTTCGAGTCGGCGGACAGGTCGAGGTCGACCAGTTCGGGGGTGATCATCTCGCTCATCGCGGGCTCCTTTGCTCGCGTCAGGCCGTGGCGGGGTCGGACAGGGGGAGGTCCAGGGGAAGGTCCTGGGTGATCCGGACCTCGTCGGGGCGCAGGTCCGAGGGGGTCGGCATGGCGCTGCCGGGGAGCTGGACCGCGGCCGCGCCGTGGGCCAGGGCCGAGGCGAGGGCTTCGGGGCCCGCGCCTCCCGCGATCAGGAAGCCGGCCAGGGAGGCGTCGCCCGCCCCGACGTTGCTGCGGACCGCCGGGGCGGGCGCGGTGCCGTAGTGGCTGCCCTCCTCGGAGACCAGCAGCTGGCCGTCGGCGCCGAGGGAGGCCAGGACCGCGCCCGCGCCCAGCGAGCGCAGCTCCTCGGCTGCCTTGACCACGTCGCCGAGGGTGGCCAGCGGGCGCCCGACGGCTTCGGCGAGCTCCTCCGCGTTGGGCTTGATCACGTCGGGGCGGGCGGGCAGCGCCGCCAGCAGGGCCGGGCCCGAGGTGTCCAGGGCGATCCGGGCCCCGGCCGCGTGGGCCCGGGTCACGAGGTCGGCGTACCACTCGGGGTGCAGGCCCCGCGGGAGGCTGCCGCAGCACGCGATCCAGGAGGCGGCGCCGGAGCAGGTGCGGACGGTGTCCAGGAGGAGGGCGGCCTCCGTGGGCGTGACCTCCGGACCGGCTGCGTTGATCTTGGTGAGGGTGCCGTCCGGTTCGGCGAGCGAGATGTTCGCCCGGGTCTCGCCGGCGATCGAGACGACGGTGACGTCCACGCCCTGCGCCACGAGGAGCTCGGCGAGCAGGGTGCCCGGGGTCCCGCCCAGCGGGAGGACCGCCGTCGTGCGGACGCCCGCGGCGGCCACGGCCCGGGAGACGTTGACGCCCTTGCCGCCCGGGTCCACCCGGTCGCCGGTGGCGCGCAGGACTCCGCCGCGCTCCAGCGAGGGGACCTCGTACGTCCGGTCGAGGGAGGGGTTGGGCGTGACGGTGAGGATCATACGAGCACGACTTCCGTACCGGCGGCCTCGATCGCCGCCTTGTCGGCGGGGTCGAGCCCCGCGTCCGTGATGAGCAGGTCGACGTCCGTGAAGGAGCCGAAGCACGCGAAGTGCTCCTGTCCGGCCTTCGCCGAGTCGGCGAGGAGGACGACGCGGCGGGCGGCGGCCATGGCGGCGCGTTTGACGGCGGCCTCGGCGAGGTCGGGGGTGGTCAGGCCGCCCTGGGCGGTGAAGCCGTTGGTCGCGAGGAAGAGCACGTCGGCGCGGATCTCGGCGTAGGCGCGCAGGGCCCAGGCGTCGACGGCGGCGCGGGTGCGGTGGCGGACGCGGCCGCCGACGAGGTGGAGGTCGATGCCGGTGTGGTCGGCGAGCCGGGCGGCGACGGGCAGGGCGTGGGTGACCACGGTGAGCGCGATGTCGAGGGGGATCTCCGCCGCGAGGCGGGCGACCGTGCTGCCCGCGTCGAGGACGACGCTGCCGCTGTCGGGGAGTTCGGCGAGGGCGGCGGCCGCGATGCGGTCCTTCTCGTCGGCGGCGGTGGCCTCGCGCTCGGTGAGGTCCGGCTCGAAGTCGAGGCGGCCGGCCGGTATGGCTCCGCCGTGCACGCGGCGGACCAGGCCGGCCCGGTCGAGGGCCTTCAGATCGCGGCGTACGGTCTCGGCGGTGACCTGGAACCGGTCGGCGAGGGAGAGCACGTCGACCCGGCCGGCCTCGCGGGCGAGGCGGAGGATCTCCTGCTGGCGCTCCGGTGCGTACATGTGGATTTACGTCCGTTCAGTGCCCGACTGTGTGGGTTACTCCCTAGAGTACGCCCGATCGGCGGCAGAACAAAGAGAAACGGACATGCCCGCCAACAGAAGCGGGCATGTCCGTGAAGTGCGGCCGGAAGGCCTCAGACGGCCGGGACCTTCTCCGGGGCGTTCGCGGCGACCGTGGCCGGGTGCTCGGAGCCGCCTTCGCGCTGCTCCATCGGGATCGACTTGCGCGGCAGCATGAACATCACCGCGAAGATCACGAGCAGGACGCCCGCGACCCACCACAGCGCGCCGCGGAACGCCTCGACGTACGGAGC is part of the Streptomyces subrutilus genome and encodes:
- a CDS encoding PTS fructose transporter subunit IIABC encodes the protein MSEMITPELVDLDLSADSKEAAARALAERMVENGRVTDLDGFLADVAAREAQMPTGLEGGIGIPHCRSPHVTAPTLAFGRAPAGVDFGAPDGPADLIFLIAAPAGADDAHLSILSALARRLMRPEFVASLRAVGTPAEAAAQISGEPAPAAGTVPGPTAGPGTGTAARADSPTPPLPGTGAGPGPQPGSARTRSSNAGGAEQTASPALEARDVERSPGLVAPPAFAERGSGAEPPVSGRGGVGEGPAGQPFRVVAVTSCPTGIAHTYMAAESLQRAAAEAGIDLRVETQGSAGFTRLAAEDIAAADAVVFAHDVPVRDRARFAGKPTVDAGVKAGINRPAELLAEARGKAARGEVADHTPTPVERTGEEADGYGAKLRTWLMSGVSYMVPFVAAGGLLIALAFAIGGYEINTAPSVAEHFVWTESAGWAALLFQTGALAFGFLVPVLAGYIAYGMADRPGLVPGFVGGAVALTINAGFLGGLIAGLIAGGTVLAVQRLKVPTALRGIMPVVVLPLIGSAVTAFLMFLVVGKPVASLQQALTGWLSGLSGANAIILGVILGLMMCFDLGGPLNKVAYAFAIGGLATPNEGSLKVMAAVMAAGMVPPLAMALATTLRGRLFSKTERENGKAAWFLGASFISEGAIPFAAADPLRVIPAAMAGGAVTGALSMAFECTLRAPHGGIFVIPLIGNPLLYLIAIAAGTATTAGLVILLKGLRKREEPRTPAADPADQPQVTAAA
- the pfkB gene encoding 1-phosphofructokinase: MILTVTPNPSLDRTYEVPSLERGGVLRATGDRVDPGGKGVNVSRAVAAAGVRTTAVLPLGGTPGTLLAELLVAQGVDVTVVSIAGETRANISLAEPDGTLTKINAAGPEVTPTEAALLLDTVRTCSGAASWIACCGSLPRGLHPEWYADLVTRAHAAGARIALDTSGPALLAALPARPDVIKPNAEELAEAVGRPLATLGDVVKAAEELRSLGAGAVLASLGADGQLLVSEEGSHYGTAPAPAVRSNVGAGDASLAGFLIAGGAGPEALASALAHGAAAVQLPGSAMPTPSDLRPDEVRITQDLPLDLPLSDPATA
- a CDS encoding DeoR/GlpR family DNA-binding transcription regulator yields the protein MYAPERQQEILRLAREAGRVDVLSLADRFQVTAETVRRDLKALDRAGLVRRVHGGAIPAGRLDFEPDLTEREATAADEKDRIAAAALAELPDSGSVVLDAGSTVARLAAEIPLDIALTVVTHALPVAARLADHTGIDLHLVGGRVRHRTRAAVDAWALRAYAEIRADVLFLATNGFTAQGGLTTPDLAEAAVKRAAMAAARRVVLLADSAKAGQEHFACFGSFTDVDLLITDAGLDPADKAAIEAAGTEVVLV